The Neobacillus sp. OS1-2 genome includes a window with the following:
- a CDS encoding response regulator, giving the protein MYNVMLVDDDYPVLEFLSEMIDWDGLGLTLQSTHVNGMSALNEAEESMPDILITDIGMPKLNGIELTKKLKEKYPSLLVTILSCHNEFEFAQQALKLNVQEYILKDVLDVNEIIHILRQFVNTLNNEKKNKMNQLQMAQTIEQNKGLMLEGFINKTIHHPIHNPNVWQDEAYLLGFQPNQRYMVILCMINQYQSVLHYFQSTDLLNYFIQNVIAEVVEKDGVNAVHGQFEKEKSFLFVSMVEDEEFLKIKSLMKKIQIIF; this is encoded by the coding sequence ATGTATAACGTAATGTTAGTAGATGATGATTATCCTGTGTTGGAATTCCTTTCAGAAATGATCGACTGGGATGGCCTTGGGTTGACATTGCAAAGTACCCATGTAAATGGAATGAGTGCATTAAACGAAGCAGAAGAAAGTATGCCTGATATCCTTATAACAGATATAGGCATGCCAAAATTAAATGGAATTGAACTAACGAAAAAATTAAAGGAAAAATATCCTTCATTGTTAGTTACAATCCTATCGTGCCATAATGAGTTCGAATTCGCGCAACAGGCGCTTAAATTAAATGTTCAAGAATATATCCTCAAAGATGTGTTAGATGTAAATGAAATAATACATATACTGCGCCAGTTTGTAAATACACTTAACAATGAAAAGAAGAATAAAATGAATCAATTACAAATGGCTCAAACCATCGAACAAAACAAGGGGTTAATGTTAGAAGGATTTATAAATAAAACAATACATCATCCCATCCATAATCCGAATGTTTGGCAGGATGAAGCTTATTTACTAGGCTTCCAGCCAAATCAACGATATATGGTTATCCTTTGTATGATTAATCAATATCAATCAGTTCTTCATTATTTTCAATCAACTGATTTGCTAAATTACTTTATTCAAAATGTCATAGCGGAGGTAGTGGAAAAGGATGGAGTAAATGCTGTTCATGGTCAATTTGAAAAAGAGAAATCCTTTTTATTTGTAAGCATGGTGGAAGACGAGGAATTTCTAAAAATAAAAAGCTTGATGAAAAAGATACAAATTATTTTTTAG
- a CDS encoding AraC family transcriptional regulator yields the protein MQMMKLIEFNDSKICSNTEIENACKYILDNLHRKITLEEVANYLHLNSSYFSRLFKKEIGVNFVKYVVKLKMNRAKDLLDQTNYTILEISEMLGYENQSYFNKTFKSFEGIAPIEYRNGVMRIKRKEKANSHFNFVN from the coding sequence ATGCAAATGATGAAACTGATCGAATTCAATGATTCAAAAATCTGTTCAAACACAGAAATTGAAAATGCCTGCAAGTATATTTTAGATAATCTGCATAGGAAAATAACGTTGGAAGAAGTAGCGAATTACCTGCACCTAAATTCCAGTTATTTTAGCCGATTATTTAAAAAGGAAATCGGTGTTAATTTTGTTAAATACGTTGTGAAACTGAAAATGAACCGTGCTAAGGATTTATTGGATCAAACCAACTATACCATTCTTGAGATTAGCGAAATGTTAGGCTATGAGAATCAGAGTTATTTTAATAAAACCTTTAAATCATTTGAGGGTATAGCACCGATTGAATATAGAAATGGGGTAATGCGGATAAAAAGGAAGGAAAAAGCCAATTCACATTTCAATTTTGTGAATTGA
- a CDS encoding ROK family protein — MITGDAAYIKKLNRSLIISKIFEHGMISRADLAKITGLNKATISVQAADLLAEDLIIETQQDHKNLGRRPIMLSINQQAGFVLGIDLDKHSVTFALANISGLPVQTDTIHLDTSDYDVILGMLIKQINAYKQQCSEARYGLSGVVIGIHGIVNNDEMIYFVPQHGWHNKNLKDDLQTQTSVSIYIENNANLCSFAEKVYQHHQSENLLSISLYSGIGLGIMVNGDALKGHHGYAGEIGHMIIVPDGIPCSCGNFGCWEQYASESSFMKQLSEKQNTPELSYDDIQKLIRGQEPITCEQMKQYIKYLSIGLNNIINLYNPEILVINSELLRNYQDAVAEIKNHLTSTISHYCELRVSELGNKACVMGACAFAIKKFLNVSIICLSL, encoded by the coding sequence ATGATTACAGGTGATGCTGCATACATCAAAAAACTCAACCGATCGTTAATCATAAGTAAAATTTTTGAACATGGGATGATATCCAGAGCCGACCTGGCAAAAATTACAGGTCTAAATAAAGCAACGATCTCTGTTCAAGCAGCTGATTTACTAGCGGAGGATTTAATTATCGAGACCCAGCAAGATCATAAGAATCTTGGCAGAAGACCAATCATGCTCTCCATCAACCAACAGGCTGGATTTGTACTTGGAATTGACCTTGATAAACATTCGGTTACCTTTGCCTTAGCTAATATTAGCGGTTTGCCGGTTCAGACAGATACAATTCATCTAGATACCTCTGATTATGATGTTATTCTTGGAATGTTGATCAAACAAATAAACGCTTACAAACAGCAATGTTCAGAAGCTCGTTATGGCCTGTCAGGGGTAGTGATTGGGATTCACGGGATTGTAAATAATGACGAGATGATTTATTTTGTTCCGCAGCACGGCTGGCACAACAAAAATTTAAAAGATGACCTACAAACCCAAACCAGTGTGAGCATTTATATCGAAAACAATGCAAATTTGTGTTCTTTTGCCGAAAAGGTCTATCAACATCATCAAAGTGAGAATTTGTTATCAATCAGTCTGTACTCCGGAATTGGACTAGGCATAATGGTGAATGGTGATGCACTTAAGGGCCATCATGGCTATGCAGGCGAAATTGGCCATATGATCATCGTTCCTGACGGAATACCATGCAGCTGCGGGAATTTCGGGTGTTGGGAACAATATGCATCAGAATCAAGCTTCATGAAACAATTATCTGAAAAGCAGAATACTCCTGAATTAAGCTATGACGATATTCAAAAGTTAATCAGGGGGCAAGAACCAATTACGTGTGAACAAATGAAACAATATATTAAGTATCTATCAATTGGCCTTAATAATATTATCAATCTCTATAATCCTGAGATTTTGGTCATTAACAGTGAATTACTTCGAAACTATCAGGATGCTGTAGCGGAAATAAAAAATCATCTTACTTCAACGATTAGCCATTATTGTGAATTGCGGGTATCAGAACTGGGAAACAAAGCGTGTGTAATGGGCGCATGTGCTTTTGCGATTAAAAAGTTTTTGAATGTCTCAATTATCTGCTTATCGCTTTAA
- a CDS encoding lactate racemase domain-containing protein — MGILQELLKDIPVPKMAKVNVKFDDKMIDDLRKALMEKLQQEQIIKTVRPGMEIAVAVGSRGLDRLVELTAVTVQFLKDLGAKPFIVPSMGSHGGATAEGQREVLAHLGVTEESAGCEIRSSMEVVKISELPNGLPVYVDKYASKADGIVVINRVKPHTAFRGPVESGLMKMISIGLGKQRGAEACHQMGFKYMAENVPAMAKIIMEKTPFLFGIATVENAFDKVAIVEALTQAEIIEKEAGLQTQAKALLPKLYFDQLDVLVIDEIGKNISGDGMDPNITGRYPTPYATGGPDVNKMVVLDVTHESEGNANGVGTADFTTKRLLDKMDLEGTYANGLTSTVVAPTKIATTLPNDKQAIQAAVKTSNILDFRNVKLVRIKNTLKLSEIEVSEPLLDYIAKHPNMEQVSDLYEFPFDENGNLF; from the coding sequence GTGGGTATACTTCAAGAATTATTAAAAGATATTCCTGTACCAAAAATGGCAAAAGTGAATGTGAAGTTTGATGACAAAATGATTGATGACCTTCGTAAAGCTTTAATGGAAAAATTACAACAAGAACAGATTATAAAGACCGTTCGGCCTGGAATGGAAATTGCCGTAGCTGTCGGCAGCAGGGGGCTTGACCGTCTCGTGGAATTAACTGCGGTAACGGTTCAGTTTTTAAAAGATTTAGGGGCAAAGCCATTTATCGTCCCTAGCATGGGTAGCCACGGTGGTGCAACCGCAGAAGGACAGCGGGAAGTATTAGCACATCTCGGTGTTACAGAGGAAAGTGCGGGCTGTGAAATCCGTTCATCAATGGAAGTAGTAAAGATCAGCGAATTACCGAACGGTTTGCCTGTATATGTCGATAAATATGCCTCAAAAGCTGATGGGATTGTCGTGATCAATCGTGTGAAGCCGCATACGGCATTCCGAGGACCTGTGGAAAGCGGGCTTATGAAGATGATTAGTATCGGCTTAGGGAAACAAAGAGGGGCCGAAGCCTGCCATCAAATGGGTTTTAAATATATGGCAGAAAATGTGCCGGCGATGGCGAAAATCATCATGGAAAAAACACCATTCCTATTTGGAATAGCGACAGTTGAAAATGCCTTCGACAAAGTGGCAATTGTGGAAGCATTAACACAGGCTGAGATTATCGAAAAGGAAGCTGGATTACAGACACAAGCAAAAGCATTATTGCCAAAGTTATATTTTGATCAATTGGATGTCCTCGTGATTGATGAAATTGGAAAAAACATTAGCGGTGATGGAATGGATCCAAATATTACAGGTCGTTATCCCACTCCATATGCAACAGGCGGCCCAGATGTTAACAAAATGGTGGTGCTGGATGTAACGCATGAATCAGAGGGGAATGCCAATGGAGTAGGAACCGCAGATTTTACAACCAAGCGTCTATTAGACAAAATGGATTTAGAAGGAACCTATGCAAATGGGTTAACATCAACGGTTGTGGCTCCTACAAAAATAGCTACGACATTACCAAATGATAAACAAGCAATTCAGGCTGCTGTAAAAACCAGTAATATCTTAGATTTTAGAAATGTCAAATTGGTTCGCATTAAAAATACCTTGAAACTTAGTGAAATTGAAGTATCCGAACCGTTGCTTGACTATATAGCAAAACATCCAAATATGGAGCAGGTTTCGGATCTATATGAATTTCCATTCGATGAAAACGGGAATTTATTTTAA
- a CDS encoding SDR family oxidoreductase: MTNLFDLTGKTAVAIGGNGVLGSAMAKGLADHGAKVAIVGRNLEKAEEIVKQIVNNGGEAKAFSADVSSKDSLVQVANEIEQWSGGWDILLNAPGTNSATPFFELDMDEYDKIMDINLKGIVLTCQIFAKRMIEQDRKGSIINISSVSSTTPLSRVFTYSVSKAGLNSVTQFLAREFAPNGIRVNAIIPGFFPAEQNRKILDKERIESIMSHTPMNRFGEAEELQGATVWLASEKASSFVTGAMIRVDGGFGCMTI, encoded by the coding sequence ATGACAAATTTATTTGATCTAACAGGAAAGACGGCGGTAGCAATCGGGGGAAATGGTGTATTAGGCTCTGCCATGGCAAAAGGATTAGCAGACCACGGAGCTAAAGTAGCGATTGTTGGTCGAAATTTGGAAAAGGCGGAGGAAATTGTTAAACAAATAGTCAATAACGGTGGAGAAGCAAAGGCGTTTTCAGCAGATGTTAGTTCTAAAGATTCCTTGGTTCAGGTTGCGAATGAAATCGAACAATGGTCTGGTGGCTGGGATATTCTCCTGAATGCACCTGGAACAAATAGTGCGACACCTTTCTTTGAACTTGATATGGATGAATATGATAAAATAATGGATATCAACTTAAAAGGGATTGTCCTAACCTGTCAAATTTTCGCGAAAAGAATGATTGAGCAGGATCGAAAAGGCAGTATTATTAACATTTCATCTGTTTCATCGACAACACCGCTTTCAAGAGTATTTACGTATTCTGTTTCGAAAGCAGGTCTTAACAGTGTAACACAGTTCTTAGCACGTGAATTTGCACCTAATGGAATTCGTGTGAATGCGATTATTCCAGGATTTTTCCCGGCTGAACAAAATCGGAAAATATTAGACAAAGAACGAATCGAATCGATCATGAGCCATACCCCGATGAATCGCTTTGGTGAAGCAGAAGAATTACAAGGTGCTACTGTTTGGCTCGCTTCAGAAAAGGCATCAAGCTTTGTCACTGGTGCAATGATTCGTGTCGATGGCGGATTCGGCTGTATGACAATCTAA
- the larE gene encoding ATP-dependent sacrificial sulfur transferase LarE, with translation MLTEKYKKLQSILREMESVVVAFSGGVDSTFLLKAAFDTLGADHVLAVTADSESYPSSELKEAMELAEKMGVRHQVIETSELAIPGYAENNKNRCYFCKSSLFDHLIPVMEEMGFQNVIYGVIADDMNEFRPGMQAAKEKGIRGPLQEADLFKEEIRELSRNLDLPTWDKPSLACLSSRIAYGEFITQEKLSKVERAEDYLKRLHIRQVRVRTHEDIARIEVEPSDMSTILENHNSIVKTLQEYGYKYITLDLIGYQSGSMNKVLS, from the coding sequence ATGCTAACTGAGAAATATAAAAAATTACAGTCTATTCTCCGTGAAATGGAATCGGTAGTTGTTGCGTTTTCAGGAGGAGTGGATAGTACGTTTTTACTAAAAGCGGCATTTGACACATTAGGTGCGGATCACGTTCTAGCCGTAACTGCGGACTCTGAAAGCTATCCCTCAAGTGAGCTTAAAGAAGCAATGGAGCTTGCCGAAAAAATGGGTGTCAGGCACCAAGTGATTGAAACTTCTGAACTGGCCATCCCAGGCTACGCTGAGAATAATAAAAATCGATGCTACTTTTGTAAAAGCAGTTTATTCGATCATTTAATTCCAGTCATGGAAGAAATGGGTTTTCAAAATGTCATATATGGTGTCATTGCTGATGATATGAATGAATTTCGTCCAGGCATGCAGGCTGCTAAAGAAAAGGGGATACGCGGTCCGCTGCAGGAGGCTGATTTATTTAAGGAAGAAATTAGAGAGCTGTCACGGAATTTAGATTTGCCAACATGGGATAAACCATCACTTGCCTGTCTTTCATCTAGAATTGCCTATGGGGAGTTTATTACCCAAGAAAAGCTGTCAAAGGTTGAAAGGGCAGAAGATTATTTAAAAAGACTCCATATTCGCCAAGTTCGTGTAAGGACACACGAGGACATTGCCCGGATTGAAGTTGAACCAAGTGATATGAGTACCATTTTAGAAAATCATAATTCGATTGTAAAAACGCTGCAAGAGTATGGATATAAATATATTACTTTAGATTTAATAGGATATCAGAGCGGCAGTATGAACAAGGTTCTATCTTAA
- a CDS encoding gluconokinase → MPREFVIGLDVGTTSVKACVFNLHGKLMADVEKVITSNYPQQGWVEQNPDEIEQSAILAIREVIEKAAIEKNELVSLGFSAAMHSLICINGEGKPISPALIWADGRSYKQADEVINTIGNKVYAKTGTPIHPMTPFVKLLWMKENDYKPYKEAKFFMSIKEYLLLCWFGERVIDYSMASATGLFNPTTHKWEQELLGLTGISEDQLSEIVPPTKIVMGINRDKAEEMGIHPDMPVVVGAADGQLANLGNGAILPGEVAVSVGTSGAIRQVTKGVKISESRETFCYSFTEDSSIIGGPTNNGGIAIQWLKELLNDQRSFAEFLSDAEQIPPGADGMLFLPYLNGERAPIWNQRAKGNFYGVTITHKKEHFIRAVLEGITFNLYQIGKTLERLAGEPQKVYVNGGLARSPLWLQMMADIFEAEIYVSESHHSAAWGAAWTALVAIRKVASFEEIKRNIPMGKATLPIKENSEQYKKFYENYEMLANDMVKYFK, encoded by the coding sequence ATGCCAAGAGAGTTTGTAATTGGACTTGATGTCGGAACAACAAGCGTTAAAGCCTGTGTGTTTAACTTACACGGTAAATTAATGGCTGATGTTGAAAAAGTAATTACATCAAATTACCCCCAGCAAGGATGGGTAGAGCAAAATCCGGATGAAATTGAACAATCTGCAATCCTAGCAATTAGAGAAGTCATTGAAAAAGCGGCAATTGAGAAAAATGAATTGGTTTCTCTTGGTTTTTCTGCTGCGATGCATTCGCTTATTTGTATCAATGGGGAGGGCAAACCGATATCTCCAGCACTTATTTGGGCCGATGGAAGAAGTTATAAACAGGCTGATGAGGTAATTAATACAATTGGAAATAAGGTTTACGCTAAAACAGGAACACCGATTCACCCCATGACACCCTTTGTAAAATTATTGTGGATGAAAGAAAATGACTATAAACCATACAAAGAAGCAAAATTTTTCATGTCAATTAAAGAATACTTACTCCTTTGCTGGTTTGGCGAGAGAGTAATTGATTATTCAATGGCATCCGCAACAGGGTTATTCAACCCCACAACCCATAAATGGGAGCAAGAACTATTAGGCCTTACGGGTATTTCGGAAGATCAGCTATCTGAAATTGTTCCACCGACAAAAATAGTGATGGGAATCAACCGAGATAAAGCAGAAGAGATGGGGATTCACCCCGACATGCCTGTAGTTGTTGGAGCGGCAGATGGACAATTAGCGAACCTGGGAAATGGTGCAATTCTTCCCGGTGAAGTAGCTGTTTCAGTTGGAACAAGCGGGGCTATTAGGCAAGTGACAAAGGGTGTTAAGATTAGTGAGAGTCGTGAAACGTTTTGTTATTCCTTTACAGAGGATTCTTCCATCATAGGCGGACCGACGAATAATGGAGGAATTGCTATTCAATGGTTAAAGGAACTATTGAACGACCAAAGAAGCTTTGCTGAATTTCTTTCTGATGCGGAACAGATTCCTCCAGGTGCAGATGGTATGCTTTTTCTTCCTTATTTAAATGGTGAAAGAGCACCAATTTGGAACCAACGGGCAAAAGGGAATTTTTACGGAGTAACAATCACACATAAAAAGGAACATTTTATTCGTGCCGTACTTGAAGGAATCACCTTTAATCTCTATCAAATTGGAAAAACCTTGGAACGCTTAGCCGGTGAGCCGCAAAAAGTTTATGTAAACGGTGGTTTAGCCAGATCTCCATTGTGGCTCCAAATGATGGCAGATATATTTGAGGCGGAAATTTATGTTTCGGAAAGCCATCATAGTGCAGCATGGGGGGCTGCATGGACCGCGTTAGTGGCAATCCGTAAAGTTGCTTCCTTTGAAGAAATTAAAAGAAATATTCCGATGGGAAAAGCCACACTTCCAATTAAAGAAAATAGTGAACAATATAAGAAGTTCTATGAGAATTATGAAATGTTAGCAAATGATATGGTAAAGTATTTTAAGTGA
- the larB gene encoding nickel pincer cofactor biosynthesis protein LarB, protein MLEDVLKQVQDGTLSITAAKEQLATFENLGFAKVDHHRKKRQGFAEVVYGEGKTAEQIISIILTLRARNNEILVTRVAMEKAELIRNELPELIYNETARILFWKNETNTERSPEGYIAIVAAGTSDLRVAEEAAITAEVLGSKVRRFYDVGVAGIHRLLFHAEEIQNATVSVVVAGMEGALPSVVGGLVSHPVIAVPTSIGYGASFNGLSALLTMLNSCASGISVVNIDNGFGGGYNAVLIHQLAQKG, encoded by the coding sequence ATGCTTGAGGATGTGTTGAAGCAAGTTCAAGATGGAACCCTTAGTATTACAGCTGCCAAGGAACAATTAGCTACCTTTGAAAATTTGGGTTTTGCGAAAGTCGACCACCATCGAAAAAAACGACAGGGCTTTGCAGAGGTCGTTTATGGGGAAGGAAAGACAGCGGAACAAATTATTTCAATTATCCTGACTTTAAGGGCGCGGAATAATGAAATTCTTGTAACAAGGGTTGCAATGGAGAAGGCTGAATTAATCCGGAATGAGCTTCCTGAACTGATCTATAATGAGACAGCAAGGATTCTTTTTTGGAAAAATGAAACGAATACTGAGAGAAGCCCGGAAGGATACATTGCCATTGTAGCTGCAGGAACCTCTGATTTACGGGTTGCAGAAGAAGCGGCAATTACAGCAGAGGTGCTCGGGAGCAAGGTACGCCGCTTTTATGATGTCGGTGTTGCCGGCATTCATCGCCTCTTGTTTCATGCCGAAGAAATTCAAAATGCGACAGTCTCCGTTGTTGTTGCTGGAATGGAAGGGGCTCTCCCAAGTGTAGTGGGCGGACTTGTTTCTCACCCTGTCATTGCTGTCCCGACAAGCATTGGGTATGGAGCGAGTTTTAACGGCCTATCGGCCTTGCTTACGATGTTAAATTCATGTGCTTCAGGAATTAGTGTAGTAAATATTGATAATGGGTTTGGCGGCGGATATAACGCTGTATTAATACATCAGCTGGCACAAAAGGGGTAG
- a CDS encoding LarC family nickel insertion protein: MKTLYFDCFSGISGDMVIGALIDAGADPNLLAEELKKLQIEDEYELKWKKIIKNGISSTKFDVVLLNNSNNQNNNHEHTEDHSHGHEHEHHHDHSHIHEHEHHHHHHHHSHDHDHHHQHDHRAYKEIVELIEGAGFSDSVKETALKIFNKIGEAEGLIHGIPLENVHFHEVGAVDSIIDIIGAAILIDQLEIDIIKSSAIPVGTGRIHIDHGVYPVPAPATLEILKGVPLDQSDIRAELTTPTGAAIVAVLAEEYCSIPSLKVRSIGYGAGTKTFKHHPNVLRVIIGEQ, from the coding sequence ATGAAGACACTTTATTTTGATTGTTTTTCGGGAATCAGCGGCGATATGGTCATCGGGGCACTTATCGATGCTGGAGCTGATCCAAATCTATTAGCAGAGGAATTAAAAAAGCTTCAAATTGAAGATGAATATGAGCTGAAATGGAAAAAAATCATAAAAAATGGTATTAGCAGCACAAAATTTGATGTTGTACTGCTAAACAATTCGAATAATCAAAACAACAATCATGAGCACACCGAAGACCATAGTCATGGTCACGAACACGAGCACCACCACGATCATAGTCATATCCACGAACACGAACACCACCACCATCACCATCACCATAGCCATGATCATGACCATCACCACCAGCATGACCATCGTGCCTATAAAGAGATTGTGGAATTAATTGAGGGGGCTGGTTTTTCTGACTCTGTAAAGGAAACCGCCTTAAAAATTTTTAATAAAATTGGTGAAGCAGAAGGGTTGATCCACGGAATACCATTGGAAAATGTCCATTTCCACGAAGTAGGAGCCGTTGATTCGATTATTGATATTATCGGTGCGGCGATCTTAATCGACCAATTGGAAATAGACATCATCAAGTCATCAGCTATTCCTGTTGGCACAGGAAGAATTCATATTGACCACGGAGTTTATCCGGTACCGGCTCCCGCGACACTCGAAATTTTAAAAGGAGTGCCGCTTGACCAATCGGATATCAGAGCGGAGCTTACAACACCAACGGGAGCGGCGATTGTCGCCGTACTTGCTGAGGAATATTGTTCGATTCCTTCATTGAAAGTTAGGTCAATCGGGTATGGTGCGGGAACAAAAACCTTTAAACACCACCCAAATGTACTCCGAGTTATTATTGGTGAGCAATAG
- the larC gene encoding nickel insertion protein: MASLPPNHEHYDHQMVKMEVNLDDIPGEWLGYVMDLLFEAGANDVFYTPIYMKKNRPGVLLQLLCSQENSNRMKEILFKETTTLGLRYYPLTVHRLERMFTKVTTEWGSVTVKEGIFEGQVVQRAPEYEECKHIAQLHNIPLKQVYEQVWKVIGEKDRL, encoded by the coding sequence ATGGCCTCACTTCCTCCCAATCATGAACATTATGATCATCAAATGGTCAAAATGGAAGTGAATCTCGATGATATACCTGGAGAATGGCTTGGCTATGTGATGGACTTACTATTCGAGGCCGGAGCAAATGATGTGTTCTATACGCCCATTTATATGAAAAAAAATAGACCAGGCGTATTACTGCAGTTACTTTGTTCACAAGAAAATAGTAATAGAATGAAGGAGATTCTTTTTAAGGAAACAACCACGCTAGGTCTACGCTATTATCCGTTAACCGTACATAGATTAGAAAGAATGTTTACAAAGGTTACTACGGAGTGGGGGAGCGTGACGGTAAAAGAGGGAATATTTGAAGGACAAGTCGTACAAAGAGCTCCCGAGTATGAGGAATGTAAACATATTGCGCAGCTTCATAATATTCCTTTAAAACAAGTCTATGAGCAGGTTTGGAAAGTAATAGGGGAAAAAGATAGACTTTAA
- a CDS encoding sulfite exporter TauE/SafE family protein, whose protein sequence is MSFISVLFLGFVLGIKHSIEPDHIIAVSTMVGKSNKLSRSTLTGVFWGIGHTSTLFIVGMILVLMKGELSEKWAMSLEFLVGIMLVYLGIKSMLFFNNFQRNSDNHARSSFIKITFIGFIHGLAGSAAMVILTMSTASSVWECALYILIFGAGTIIGMLMFTTIIGIPFVYSKKSVGLNRRLTQFAGTVSFLFGIYYMYNLGITEGLFQMWVQ, encoded by the coding sequence ATGAGCTTTATCTCTGTATTATTTTTAGGTTTTGTTTTAGGAATAAAGCATTCCATCGAACCGGATCATATTATTGCCGTTTCCACCATGGTTGGTAAGAGCAATAAGCTGTCTCGTTCTACTTTAACAGGTGTATTCTGGGGAATCGGACATACTAGTACTCTTTTTATTGTCGGGATGATATTGGTTTTGATGAAAGGTGAGTTATCAGAGAAATGGGCCATGTCACTCGAATTTTTAGTGGGCATTATGTTAGTGTATTTAGGTATAAAAAGTATGCTATTTTTTAATAACTTTCAAAGGAATTCCGATAACCATGCTCGTTCATCATTCATAAAGATTACCTTTATTGGGTTTATTCATGGATTGGCAGGGAGTGCAGCGATGGTTATTTTAACTATGTCAACTGCGTCGTCTGTCTGGGAGTGTGCCTTATATATTTTGATATTTGGTGCAGGAACGATTATTGGGATGCTCATGTTTACAACGATCATTGGAATTCCGTTTGTTTATAGTAAAAAAAGCGTAGGTCTTAATCGTCGTTTGACCCAATTTGCCGGGACGGTAAGTTTTCTATTTGGGATCTACTATATGTATAATCTGGGTATTACAGAAGGACTATTTCAGATGTGGGTACAGTAG